Proteins encoded together in one Bactrocera neohumeralis isolate Rockhampton chromosome 4, APGP_CSIRO_Bneo_wtdbg2-racon-allhic-juicebox.fasta_v2, whole genome shotgun sequence window:
- the LOC126754984 gene encoding serine proteinase stubble — MHLWNIWSLLIIGQCWNHCAVIRLVDAGILNTILGVPSECVHQNSVWPCKLSFSCWLQGGRHAKGCGANKWLFSCCIGGSGNTNTANNVVNAAVAVQYGLYQGNNDQAPAGNLVGNTLNDYKRHAASGPSATGASSSGVGGGVLPKRVMLKRRNENDVFLKPECGLPRAAQRTLQKRIIGGRTANFAEYPWQAHIRIAEFQCGGVLVSHNIVATAAHCIQQARLPDISVFLGELDTQNLGHIHEPLPVEKHKVIQKIVHPRFQFRMTQPDRFDVALLKLAIPTGFSDHILPICLPQFPITLIGRKGLIAGWGKTEASMGHTGTNMLQVATVPIITTFDCIRWHESKRINVELYSEMFCAGHSDGHQDACLGDSGGPLIIKERGRFILVGITSAGFGCGVDHQPGIYHNIQMTAKWIQDMIVRHA, encoded by the exons ATGCACCTATGGAATATATGGTCGCTACTCATCATCGGCCAGTGTTGGAATCACTGCGCAGTCATCAGGCTAGTTGATGCGG GTATTTTAAACACCATCTTGGGCGTTCCCAGCGAGTGTGTGCATCAGAACAGCGTTTGGCCGTGTAAACTGTCGTTCTCCTGTTGGTTGCAAGGCGGTCGCCACGCAAAAGGCTGTGGCGCCAACAAATGGTTATTTTCCTGCTGCATTGGCGGCAGTGGCAACACAAACACGGCGAACAATGTAGTCAATGCAGCAGTAGCGGTACAGTATGGACTATACCAAGGAAACAACGATCAAGCACCAGCTGGAAATCTCGTAGGCAACACGCTCAACGATTACAAGCGCCACGCGGCTAGTGGTCCCAGTGCCACAGGTGCTAGTAGCagtggtgttggtggtggtgTGCTGCCCAAGCGCGTAATGCTGAAGCGACGCAATGAGAATGATGTGTTCTTAAAG CCGGAATGCGGTTTGCCACGCGCCGCACAACGTACGCTACAGAAGCGCATCATCGGTGGCAGGACGGCGAATTTCGCCGAATATCCATGGCAGGCGCATATACGCATAGCTGAGTTTCAATGTGGCGGTGTCTTGGTTTCACACAACATTGTCGCGACGGCGGCACATTGCATACAACAGGCGCGACTGCCGGACATTTCAGTCTTTCTGGGCGAATTGGATACGCAGAATTTGGGGCATATACACGAACCGCTGCCGGTGGAGAAGCATAAAGTCATACAGAAGATTGTGCATCCGCGCTTTCAGTTTCGCATGACGCAGCCGGATCGCTTCGATGTGGCGCTACTCAAGCTGGCCATACCGACGGGGTTTAG cgATCACATTCTTCCTATCTGCCTGCCACAATTCCCAATCACTTTAATCGGCCGTAAAGGTTTGATCGCCGGTTGGGGTAAAACAGAGGCCAGTATGGGTCACACGGGCACTAATATGCTGCAAGTGGCAACTGTGCCAATCATCA CAACCTTCGATTGCATACGCTGGCACGAGAGTAAGCGCATCAATGTGGAGCTTTATAGTGAAATGTTTTGTGCGGGACACTCGGATGGACATCAGGATGCATGTTTAG GTGACTCTGGCGGCCCGCTGATTATCAAAGAACGCGGCCGCTTCATATTGGTTGGCATCACTAGTGCCGGTTTTGGTTGTGGCGTCGATCATCAGCCGGGCATTTACCACAATATACAAATGACGGCTAAATGGATACAGGACATGATTGTGCGCCATGCCTGA